In Colletotrichum higginsianum IMI 349063 chromosome 1, whole genome shotgun sequence, one genomic interval encodes:
- a CDS encoding NmrA-like family protein, with protein sequence MTTKSVLLIGANGTLGAKLLDALVAAKSFKLSVLKRAGSRSKIPYAADQVQAIEVDDDLSFEGLKTALRGQDAVIVTFRLRNAEQHLRIAEAASAAGVKHFMPADFGSIDADNPRARELIPLYRHKLAVRQKAQELAEANPDFAWTGIVCGHFFDWGLQKGFLHAYLDRKEIDIIDGGNIKASASLLSRVGEAVVRILNLGVTDATKNRTLFIQSFCVTQNELLQSLERATGSTWTVNKVDSESFIEEHKRKADAGDAEAIEDLVFAVGQLDADWTKRDEFAMKTLGLEDEDLDAVVADIVANSTP encoded by the coding sequence ATGACAACCAAATCAGTCCTCCTTAtcggcgccaacggcacACTAGGCGCCAAACTCTtggacgccctcgtcgcagCCAAGTCATTCAAGCTCAGCGTCCTCAAGAGAGCCGGTTCCCGGAGCAAGATCCCGTATGCGGCAGACCAGGTGCAGGccatcgaggtcgacgatgacCTTTCTTTTGAGGGCCTCAAGACTGCTCTCCGAGGCCAGGATGCCGTCATCGTAACCTTCCGTCTGCGAAATGCCGAGCAACACTTGCGCATCGCAGAGGCCGCCTCGGCTGCGGGGGTGAAGCACTTCATGCCCGCCGACTTCGGCAGCATTGACGCCGATAACCCCCGCGCTCGGGAACTCATCCCGCTCTACCGCCACAAGCTCGCCGTCCGCCAAAAAGCTCAGGAGTTGGCGGAGGCAAACCCGGACTTCGCCTGGACCGGCATCGTGTGTGGCCACTTTTTTGACTGGGGTCTCCAGAAGGGATTCTTGCATGCCTACCTCGACAGAAAGGAAatcgacatcatcgacggcggcaacatCAAGGCCTCAGCCTCCTTGCTCTCAAGAGTCGGGGAGGCCGTGGTGCGCATTCTCAATCTAGGCGTCACTGATGCGACGAAGAATCGGACGCTGTTCATTCAGAGCTTCTGCGTAACCCAGAATGAGCTGCTCCAGAGCCTCGAGAGAGCGACAGGATCGACTTGGACGGTAAACAAGGTTGATTCCGAAAGCTTCATCGAGGAACACAAGAGAAAGGCCGACGCTGGCGACGCTGAGGCCATCGAAGACCTCGTCTTTGCTGTCGGCCAGCTGGATGCGGATTGGACCAAGCGTGATGAGTTCGCCATGAAGACTTTGGGCctggaggacgaggacttgGATGCAGTTGTAGCGGACATTGTAGCGAACTCGACACCCTAG
- a CDS encoding Haloacid dehalogenase: MVQQQSRIKAVFFDFMGTCLNWHASVTESLPSSIPKTEASDFALEWRRQYFLEISERYHKGLEPEDIDTTFARVLDRLLEQSPEHVAHFDQGTKSRLINAWHSQPAWAEVPKAIQSIREDMGLEVFVHANGTTRLQLDLVRSSGLIFNMLFSSQLLGVYKPSPDSYKKALELVKLKPEEVVLVAAHAYDLRGAREVGLRTVYVHRWTDDVDEDMEKVKSEFDAFLEDMTGLPSVIDGFSKGEPLKKRV, encoded by the coding sequence ATGGTTCAGCAGCAATCCAGGATCAAAGCTGTATTCTTCGACTTCATGGGGACGTGTCTCAACTGGCACGCGAGCGTGACCGAGTCTCTTCCTTCATCGATTCCCAAAACCGAAGCCTCGGATTTCGCACTTGAATGGCGCAGACAGTACTTCCTTGAGATTTCTGAGCGGTATCACAAAGGCCTCGAGCCCGAAGACATTGACACCACCTTTGcccgcgtcctcgaccgccttCTCGAACAGTCTCCCGAACATGTCGCACACTTCGACCAGGGAACCAAATCGCGATTGATCAATGCATGGCATTCTCAGCCTGCATGGGCCGAAGTACCCAAGGCTATTCAGAGTATCCGCGAGGACATGGGTCTCGAAGTGTTCGTGCACGCCAACGGCACAACACGGCTGCAGCTGGACCTTGTTCGTTCTTCGGGGCTCATCTTCAACATGCTTTTCTCCAGCCAGCTCTTGGGTGTCTACAAGCCTAGTCCAGATTCATACAAAAAGGCCCTAGAGCTGGTCAAACTCAAACCAGAGGAGGTGGTCTTGGTCGCCGCCCACGCGTATGACTTGCGTGGGGCTCGGGAGGTCGGGTTGAGGACGGTGTATGTGCATCGCTGGACTGACGACGTGGACGAGGACATGGAGAAGGTCAAATCTGAATTCGATGCCTTTCTTGAAGATATGACAGGTCTGCCTAGCGTTATCGATGGTTTTTCCAAGGGAGAGCcgttgaagaagagggtcTAG
- a CDS encoding NCS1 nucleoside transporter gives MADIEASRPTSTEGHLHDQDKGYETTKVRPENGISKTSSKFHKLLRLGRVEEHGIEPIPLAERTSTRYLNAFTVWFSMNANILPITFGMLGPSLFGLNLRDSSLVILFFTLLSTLAPAFLATLGPKTGMRSMIQARFSFGRYLVSVPVALNLATLTGFCVIICVVGGQCLSAVTKGALSPDLGIVLIALLSLLISFCGFRVLHFYETYAFIPAVIAIVIATACGGSRLKEQAEMLPATAPAVLSFGMIVASYMIPWACIASDLTTYFDPRVRGASYRVFAYSYLGLISPTILLMTLGSAIAGAIANVPEWQDGYDTTLVGGVLAAMLSPAGGFGKFVVVILAFTLLGNVSGTMYAITLNFQTLVPWLVRVPRYVFSIVVTAIMIPVAIKAADDFFLNLENFVALIGYWSASFVGIVLVEHFVFRRGDAKLYDHHIWNKASCLPSGAAALGSGMLSFALVIPCMAQAW, from the exons ATGGCTGACATCGAGGCCTCGCGGCCAACATCCACGGAAGGGCACCTTCACGACCAGGACAAGGGGTACGAGACAACGAAAGTCAGGCCTGAAAATGGAATATCAAAAACCAGCAGCAAGTTCCACAAGCTGCTACGCCTGGGCCGAGTCGAGGAGCACGGTATCGAGCCGATCCCCCTCGCGGAACGAACGTCTACTCGCTACCTCAACGCCTTCACCGTCTGGTTTTCAATGAATGCCAACATTCTTCC TATCACATTCGGAATGCTGGGGCCGTCGCTGTTCGGCCTGAACCTCCGCGACTCCTCGCTTGtaatcctcttcttcacaCTGCTCTCGACCTTGGCCCCGGCTTTCCTTGCCACTTTGGGGCCCAAGACTGGGATGCGCTCAATGATTCAGGCGCGATTTAGCTTTGG GCGCTATCTGGTATCCGTGCCAGTGGCTCTAAACTTGGCCACCCTGACGGGCTTCTGCGTCATCATATGTGTTGTTGGCGGCCAGTGCCTCTCGGCCGTCACAAAGGGTGCCCTCAGCCCTGATTTGGGCATCGTACTCATTGCTCTTCTGTCCCTTTTGATCTCGTTTTGTGGGTTCAGGGTTTTACATTTCTACGAGACATATGCCTTCATCCCAGCAGTGATTGCCATAGTCATCGCCACTGCATGTGGCGGCTCGAGACTCAAGGAACAGGCTGAGATGCTCCCCGCAACGGCACCGGCAGTCTTGAGCTTCGGCATGATTGTTGCATCTTACATGATCCCTTGGGCCTGTATTGCCTCAGACCTTACAACCTACTTTGACCCAAGAGTCCGCGGTGCTTC GTATCGCGTGTTTGCGTATAGCTATCTCGGTTTAATCTCGCCCACCATCCTTCTCATGACACTCGGTAGTGCAATTGCTGGTGCCATAGCCAATGTTCCCGAATGGCAAGACGGCTACGATACGACGCTTGTTGGCGGTGTCTTGGCTGCCATGCTGTCGCCCGCTGGTGGTTTTGGCAAGTTTGTTGTCGTCATCCTCGCATTCACCCTTCTCGGTAACGTTTCTGGTACGATGTATGCCATCACACTCAACTTCCAGACCTTGGTTCCTTGGCTGGTTCGGGTTCCTCGCTACGTTTTCTCCATCGTCGTCACAGCCATCATGATCCCGGTTgccatcaaggccgccgatgacTTTTTCCTCAACTTGGAAAACTTTGTGGCCTTGATCGGGTACTGGTCAGCCTCCTTCGTTGGTATTGTCTTGGTCGAGCACTTTGTTTTCCGTAGGGGAGATGCAAAGCTTTACGACCACCACATCTGGAACAAGGCCTCTTGTCTTCCCAGTGGTGCGGCAGCCCTCGGATCGGGTATGTTGAGTTTTGCCCTCGTCATTCCCTGCATGGCCCAGGCTTGGTGA
- a CDS encoding alpha-1,2-Mannosidase, giving the protein MANRRQRRVIIIAVFLLGFFAFHTLRSSGPPPRKHADIRLVKSSFDWAAHQHKYPIAPLSMHRLPTQRPKPLPRVQFDFGAQRMRKNDATSESRRHAVRDVFVKSWNSYKEHAWGFDELTPVTAKGKNTFGGYAATLVDALDTLWIMDLRDDFDAALAVVASMDWDDTEETAVNVFETTIRHLGGLLSAYDLSEEPVLLLKAIELGDMLYAAFDTPNRMPPFWLDFEAAKNGNLVAGTADPSASPCSLGLEFTRLSQLTGDPKYFDAIERVKLFLEKTQRESRLPGMWPALINFRDESVTQHNEFTLGALADSLYEYLPKMFALLGGTDPAYEKMYRHAMHVVEQYLLFRPMLPDGQDILFSGTAFAEGNVRRNPESQHLSCFVGGMFGLGGKLFGIDEHVSLAERLARGCGWAYSSFPTGLMPEIFGMVTCDTLDTCEWDEERWKREGASDLKKGFSHARDPRYILRPEAIESIFLMYRMTGNPEYQEIAWTMFQSIAKATETEYANSAIEDVTVRGETKKLDSMESFWLSETLKYFYLIFSPPGLVNLDDYVLNTEAHPLRRQSP; this is encoded by the exons ATGGCCAAtcgacgacagcggcgtGTCATAatcatcgccgtcttcttgttGGGGTTCTTTGCCTTCCACACCCTTCGTTCGAGcggtccgccgcctcgcAAACATGCCGATATTCGCCTCGTCAAGAGCAGCTTCGACTGGGCCGCCCACCAGCACAAGTATCCGATAGCTCCGCTCTCGATGCACCGCCTGCCGACCCAACGTCCGAAACCCCTCCCACGCGTCCAGTTCGACTTTGGCGCGCAGCGCATGCGCAAGAACGATGCGACATCCGAGTCGCGACGGCACGCGGTGCGAGACGTCTTCGTCAAGAGCTGGAACAGCTACAAGGAGCACGCCTGGGGGTTCGACGAGCTCACCcccgtcacggccaagggcaagaatACCTTTGGCGGCTATGCGGCtaccctcgtcgacgccctcgacacGCTCTGGATCATGGACTTGCGCGACGACTTCGACGCTGCGCTGGCCGTCGTTGCGTCCATGGACTGGGACGACACGGAAGAAACGGCAGTCAATGTCTTCGAGACAACCATCCGCCACCTCGGCGGTCTCTTGAGCGCCTACGACCTTAGCGAGGAGCccgtgctgctgctcaaAGCCATCGAACTGGGCGACATGCTGTATGCCGCCTTCGACACGCCGAACCGGATGCCGCCTTTTTGGCTCGACTTTGAGGCCGCGAAAAACGGaaacctcgtcgccggcacgGCCGACCCTTCGGCATCGCCTTGTTCGCTGGGGCTGGAGTTCACGAGGCTATCCCAGCTCACCGGGGACCCCAAGTActtcgacgccatcgagaGGGTCAAGTTATTCCTAGAAAAGACGCAGCGAGAGAGCCGGTTGCCTGGCATGTGGCCAGCTCTCATCAACTTCCGAGACGAGTCCGTCACGCAACACAACGAGTTCACACTCGGCGCTCTGGCCGACTCCTTGTACGAGTACCTGCCCAAGATGTTTGCCTTGCTTGGAGGAACCGATCCGGCCTACGAAAAGATGTATCGTCACGCCATGCACGTTGTCGAGCAGTACCTCCTGTTTCGCCCCATGCTTCCCGACGGCCAGGACATCTTGTTTTCCGGGACGGCCTTTGCCGAAGGCAACGTGAGGCGAAACCCAGAGAGCCAGCACTTGTCATGCTTCGTTGGTGGCATGTTCGGGTTGGGTGGCAAGCTGTTCGGGATCGACGAACACGTGAGCTTGGCCGAGAGGCTGGCTCGTGGCTGCGGCTGGGCCTATAGTTCGTTCCCCACGGGACTCATGCCCGAGATTTTTGGCATGGTCACTTGCGACACCCTGGACACCTGCGAGTGGGATGAGGAGCGGTGGAAGCGTGAAGGCGCCTCCGATCTGAAAAAGGGCTTCTCCCATGCTCGTGACCCACGATACATCCTCCGACCCGAGGCTATCGAGAGCATCTTCCTGATGTACAGAATGACCGGCAACCCCGAATACCAGGAGATAGCCTGGACCATGTTTCAATCCATCGCCAAAGCTACCGAGACGGAGTATGCGAACTCGGCTATCGAAGACGTAACAGTCAGGGgcgagacgaagaagctgGACTCAATGGAG AGCTTCTGGCTGTCCGAGACGCTGAAATACTTTTACTTAATCTTCTCGCCTCCTGGtctcgtcaacctcgacgactATGTCTTGAATACGGAGGCGCATCCACTGAGACGGCAATCTCCTTGA
- a CDS encoding alpha-L-arabinofuranosidase yields MATFTKIAEDARPSISLNPSHIISKIDDNVYGGFTEHMGRCIYGGIYDPGNPLSDENGFRKDVIEAFKELNCPVVRYPGGNFVATYHWIDGVGPKEKRPKRPELAWIGVETNEFGTDEFMKWCEVVGAEPYLALNFGTGTLDEALAWVEYCNSDKDTYYANLRRQNGREKPYNRQVKYWALGNEMWGPWQVGQMTKEDYAKQAYQWAKALKLLDPSLELILCGETGFSTWDTYVIKECITWSVHGLGGSTTASLIDMHSIHLYTASEDHLKNATAPRAAERAIEITGGLIDLARIENKVPPTCKRQKICFDEWNVWDPVRAPGEEGGEESYTLSDALAVGVWLNVFVRQAKYVGMANIAQSVNVISPLMTTKEGITKQTTWWPLLLFSKYMRGSTIATHVRSPEYEGATEPNWIRGAIETPFLDVSATVDDHGFVNLAVVNVHETKSFAVDLEGVKEGADVQVYTVTGENVRVVNKGDENPVGIAESKWDGKGAYEFQKASVTLLRWKH; encoded by the exons ATGGCGACCTTTACCAAAATTGCCGAGGATGCGCGCCCCAGCATCTCGCTGAACCCCTCCCACATCATCTCCAAGATCGATGACAACGTCTACGGTGGCTTCACCGA GCACATGGGAAGATGTATCTACGGCGGCATTTACGACCCCGGCAACCCGCTCTCCGATGAGAACGGCTTCCGTAAGGATGTCATTGAGGCCTTCAAGGAGCTGAACTGCCCTGTTGTACGCTATCCCGGCGGCAACTTCGTCGCTACCTACCACTGGATCGACGGCGTTGGCCCCAAGGAGAAGCGGCCCAAGAG ACCCGAGCTGGCTTGGATCGGCGTTGAGACCAATGAGTTTGGAACAGACGAGTTCATGAAGTGGTGTGAGGTCGTTGGCGCGGAGCCTTACCTGGCCCTCAACTTCGGTACCGGCACGCTCGATGAGG CTCTGGCCTGGGTTGAGTACTGCAACTCCGACAAGGACACCTACTACGCCAACCTCCGCCGCCAGAATGGCCGCGAGAAGCCTTACAAT CGCCAGGTCAAATACTGGGCCCTGGGCAATGAGATGTGGGGTCCCTGGCAGGTCGGCCAAATGACCAAGGAGGACTACGCCAAGCAGGCCTACCAATGGGCCAAGGCCCTCAAGCTTCTCGATCCCTCGCTGGAGCTGATCCTCTGCGGCGAGACCGGCTTCAGCACCTGGGATACCTACGTGATTAAGGAGTGCATCACCTGGAGCGTgcacggcctcggcggcagcaccacCGCTTCCCTGATCGACATGCACAGCATCCACCTCTACACCGCGTCCGAAGACCATCTCAAGAACGCCACCG CACCCAGAGCTGCCGAGCGCGCCATTGAGATTACGGGTGGTCTCATCGACCTGGCTCGTATCGAGAACAAGGTACCCCCGACATGCAAGAGGCAGAAGATCTGCTTCGACGAGTGGAACGTTTGGGACCCCGTCCGAGCTCCTggtgaagaaggcggcgaggaatC CTACACCTTGTCGGATGCTCTCGCCGTCGGTGTCTGGCTGAACGTCTTCGTCCGCCAGGCCAAGTACGTCGGCATGGCCAACATTGCCCAGTCCGTCAACGTCATCTCCCCCCTGATGACCACCAAGGAGGGCATCACCAAGCAGACAACTTGGTGGCCACTGCTGCTCTTCAGCAAGTACATGAGAGGCTCTACCATCGCCACCCACGTCCGTTCTCCAGAGTACGAGGGCGCCACCGAGCCCAACTGGATCCGGGGCGCCATCGAGACCCCTTTCCTCGACGTCAGTGCCACCGTTGACGACCACGGCTTCGTCAACCTTGCCGTCGTCAACGTCCACGAGACCAAGagcttcgccgtcgacctcgaaggcGTCAAGGAGGGGGCCGATGTCCAGGTCTACACCGTCACAGGAGAGAACGTTAGGGTTGTCAacaagggcgacgagaaccccgtcggcatcgccgagagCAAGTGGGACGGCAAGGGCGCATACGAGTTCCAGAAGGCCTCAGTCACGCTGCTGAGATGGAAGCACTAG
- a CDS encoding Hexose transporter, translating into MALPPKWYQFLVSVFASLGSFNYGYDLGVIASAIASASFKTKFGEDPNEIGAVVSVFTGGGFIGAGLAGPTGDKLGRKLTILIGASIFVLGGALQAAAQSLAFLYAGRALAGVGVGFLTMIIPMYQAELCHPSIRGRVTALQQFMLGVGALAAAWISYGTYIGFAEDDNNQWRVSLGIQCIPGGILALLILLFPESPRWLIDHGRVDEGLQTLAKLHAHGDVNDAWVRAEFDQIQESIAVEHEGSAKSYKELFTDKSCFRRLFLACALQASIQMTGVSAIQYYSVTIYEKIGIAGDETLRYQAISSVIALVAQFLCMMLIDKTGRRWPLILGNIGNCITFIIATILLAKFPPGSENASGSAAWGFIAMTWLYNFSFSATCGPLSWIIPAEIFDMKTRSKGVSIATMISYAFNTLIGQTTSVALDDKSGIGWRWYILFIVCNFTNAIFFWAFLPETARRPLEEMRYLFTEAPLFIPTLDMKTVETHDLERRVEAVEQKRENL; encoded by the exons ATGGCGCTCCCTCCCAAGTGGTACCAGTTCCTTGTGAGCGTTTTCGCCTCGCTCGGTTCCTTCAACTATGGTTATGACTTGGGTGTCATTGCCTCTGCCATCGCCTCGGCTTCCTTCAAGACCAAGTTCGGCGAAGATCCCAACGAGAT TGGCGCTGTCGTCTCCGTCTTCACCGGAGGTGGTttcatcggcgccggtctTGCCGGTCCCACCGGTGACAAACTCGGCCGTAAACTGACCATCCTCATCGGCGCTTCCATCTTCGTTCTCGGTGGCGCTCTCCAGGCCGCAGCCCAGTCTCTGGCCTTCCTCTacgccggccgcgccctcgctGGTGTCGG TGTCGGTTTCTTGACCATGATTATCCCCATGTACCAGGCCGAACTATGCCACCCCAGTATCCGTGGACGAGTCACCGCTCTGCAACAATTCATGCTCGGTGTCggtgccctcgccgccgcctggatCTCATACGGCACCTACATCGGAttcgccgaggacgacaacaacCAGTGGCGTGTCAGTCTGGGCATCCAGTGCATCCCCGGTGGTATCCTCGCTCTGCTCATTCTGCTGTTCCCCGAGTCTCCCCGTTGGCTCATCGACcacggccgcgtcgacgagggtcTCCAGACCCTGGCCAAGCTCCACGCGCATGGCGACGTCAACGATGCCTGGGTCCGCGCCGAGTTTGACCAGATCCAAGAGtccatcgccgtcgagcacgaGGGCTCCGCCAAGTCCTACAAGGAACTGTTCACCGACAAGTCCTGCTTCCGCCGCCTCTTCCTTGCCTGCGCCCTGCAAGCGTCCATCCAGATGACTGGCGTCAGTGCCATCCAATATTACTCGGTCACCATTTACGAGAAGatcggcatcgccggcgacgagacTCTTCGCTACCAGGCCATCTCCTCCGTCATTGCCCTCGTTGCCCAATTCCTCTGCATGATGCTCATCGACAAGaccggccgccgctggcCCTTGATCTTGGGCAACATCGGCAACTGCATCACCTTCATCATTGCCACCATCCTGCTCGCAAAGTTCCCCCCCGGCTCCGAGAATGCCAGCGGAAGCGCAGCGTGGGGCTTCATTGCCATGACCTGGCTCTACAACTTCAGCTTCAGCGCCACCTGCGGTCCCCTCTCGTGGATCATCCCTGCCGAGATCTTTGACATGAAGACTCGTTCCAAGGGTGTCTCAATCGCCACCATGATCTCGTACGCTTTCAACACCCTCATCGGCCAGACGACCTCTGTGGCTCTGGACGACAAGAGCGGAATCGGCTGGCGCTGGTACATTCTCTTCATT GTGTGCAACTTCACCaacgccatcttcttctgggCCTTCCTTCCCGAGACCGCCAGACGTCCCCTCGAGGAGATGAGATACCTGTTCACCGAGGCGCCTCTCTTCATCCCGACGTTGGACATGAAGACCGTCGAGACGCACGACCTCGAGCGAAGAGTCGAGGCTGTCGAGCAGAAGCGGGAGAACCTTTGA
- a CDS encoding Glycosyltransferase family 25, whose amino-acid sequence MQPAESSWSASKESTELPRSSSTSHSSVGAVFDAQRQSFLDHNVFKKVRNHIPSRFLSNRRLAIALGGAVFVIILMIAASTGSQPAIVLDVNAAANRTLGFGSIQMINLPIRQDKADAAAVQAFLSGLNINVVEGVNGSRLGEVGMPPSSVPDTEPGLSGGEKGCWRSHANAWSSMLRANAETVLIMEDDVTWDVNVKEVMRLAASHLPALLNGTGVFGINPTRSSHEQARIDPWHSSQWDLITFGHCGDGDGWKSERVKYDDPYTNGEKSEYFGIGLKGGRRMIRRAGGLTCTGAYAVSARGAAKLLLRSGFDLNLPVDVIMNDMIRNGQLRAYSIWPPPVVQWRYRDKLGMWGSMGSDIRVEHKDQDRSGWEEAHKQHDVWQLKGDTKGLREPAIKSAWGILIGHDDE is encoded by the exons ATGCAGCCGGCGGAAAGCTCTTGGTCGGCCTCAAAGGAGTCGACAGAGCTGCCAcggtcctcctcgacgtcacACTCCTCGGTCGGGGCCGTGTTCGATGCCCAAAGGCAGTCTTTCTTGGACCACAACGTCTTCAAGAAGGTCAGGAATCACATTCCATCCCGATTCCTGAGcaaccgccgcctcgccatcgccctcggaGGCGCTGTATttgtcatcatcctcatGATTGCCGCGAGCACGGGATCACAACCGgccatcgtcctcgacgtcaaTGCGGCTGCCAACCGCACCTTGGGCTTCGGCTCGATTCAGATGATCAACCTGCCCATCCGTCAAGACAAggccgacgctgctgctgtccagGCGTTTTTGTCTGGCCTCAACATCAACGTCGTGGAGGGTGTCAACGGCAGCCGTCTTGGTGAGGTGGGCATGCCGCCAAGCAGTGTTCCCGACACCGAACCTGGCTTGtccggcggcgagaagggATGCTGGAGATCGCATGCGAAC GCCTGGAGCTCCATGCTCCGTGCGAATGCGGAAACAGTCCTCATCATGGAGGACGACGTGACTTGGGACGTAAATGTCAAGGAAGTGATGCGTCTTGCCGCCTCCCACTTGCCGGCTCTGCTCAACGGCACTGGCGTGTTCGGCATCAACCCGACTCGGAGCTCGCACGAGCAGGCACGGATCGACCCTTGGCACAGCAGTCAATGGGATCTGATCACCTTCGGACactgcggcgacggcgacggctgGAAGTCGGAGCGGGTCAAGTACGACGACCCTTACACCAACGGCGAAAAGAGCGAATACTTTGGCATCGGTCTCAAGGGCGGCCGTCGAATGATCCGTCGAGCCGGCGGCCTGACTTGCACAGGCGCGTATGCAGTCAGCGCACGCGGCGCTGCGAAGCTTCTTTTGCGAAGCGGCTTCGACCTGAACCTCCCCGTCGACGTCATCATGAACGATATGATTCGGAATGGCCAACTCCGAGCCTACAGCATCTGGCCGCCACCCGTTGTGCAGTGGCGTTACCGCGACAAGTTGGGCATGTGGGGATCCATGGGAAGCGATATCAGGGTCGAGCACAAGGACCAGGATCGAAGTGGATGGGAAGAGGCACACAAGCAGCACGATGTGTGGCAGCTCAAGGGTGATACGAAGGGGTTGAGGGAGCCCGCCATTAAGAGCGCTTGGGGCATTTTGATCGGTCATGACGACGAGTAG